A window of the Kosakonia radicincitans DSM 16656 genome harbors these coding sequences:
- a CDS encoding YiiX/YebB-like N1pC/P60 family cysteine hydrolase: MGKFTSSNDYAGPYFILRHDRLRPGDIILERGYEMHSDIICKQTGGHYSHAMIYVGGTIIEATRAGGVFSRIPNRSAVRAISDFKVLRLARDPGQEITTIVCNQARYLVGSQYSVAEAILVKGPEFTRQFRENSRKQFCSRLVAQCFKKAGINLVSDANFCSPADLERCGLLVTVPDMVRPASENEAAFALEVSPHASHAKNTVRFVETALGILKNHGIKTVGDSDGEVTVTTLNDITQAVFENRTSPGLDGEMTEAMQESGYLNHIEMDRQQNPFRYDFDLFSARIGQDADDNEIYERLLGEIRKEAKVLLPRLQSYINGKNNLVWDLEYFKAEFSIYESLLQALYDRTVIIEQYSVLKKDIPFFSEIYERSNAILNVIREHAPEIAVS, encoded by the coding sequence ATGGGAAAATTTACAAGCTCGAATGATTATGCGGGCCCGTATTTCATACTGCGTCATGACCGCCTCCGTCCCGGAGATATTATTCTCGAGCGGGGGTATGAAATGCACTCAGATATAATCTGCAAGCAAACCGGCGGCCACTACTCTCATGCAATGATATATGTTGGCGGGACGATTATTGAAGCCACAAGGGCCGGAGGCGTTTTCAGTCGGATTCCAAACCGATCGGCGGTAAGGGCCATATCTGATTTCAAAGTCCTTAGGCTGGCCAGAGATCCGGGACAAGAAATAACAACAATTGTGTGCAATCAGGCCCGTTACCTTGTGGGCAGCCAGTATTCAGTTGCTGAAGCCATTTTAGTAAAAGGCCCTGAATTTACGAGGCAATTCCGTGAAAACAGCAGAAAGCAGTTTTGTTCACGTTTAGTAGCGCAATGCTTTAAAAAAGCAGGCATAAATCTTGTCAGTGATGCGAATTTCTGCTCGCCGGCTGATCTTGAACGGTGCGGACTTCTGGTGACAGTCCCGGATATGGTCCGTCCTGCTTCCGAAAACGAGGCGGCATTCGCGCTTGAGGTTTCGCCGCACGCCAGTCATGCAAAAAACACGGTTCGTTTTGTGGAAACGGCACTCGGTATTTTAAAAAATCACGGTATCAAAACCGTGGGGGACTCAGACGGGGAAGTGACTGTCACGACGTTAAACGACATTACGCAGGCCGTGTTCGAAAACAGAACGTCCCCCGGGCTTGACGGGGAAATGACGGAGGCCATGCAGGAATCGGGCTACCTGAACCATATTGAAATGGACAGGCAACAGAACCCCTTTCGCTACGATTTTGATCTGTTCAGTGCGCGGATTGGCCAGGATGCTGACGATAATGAAATTTATGAGAGGCTTTTGGGGGAGATCAGAAAAGAAGCTAAGGTTCTTTTGCCCCGCCTGCAGTCATACATAAATGGCAAAAATAATCTTGTATGGGATCTGGAGTATTTTAAAGCCGAATTTTCTATATACGAAAGCCTATTGCAGGCGCTGTATGACCGTACCGTGATCATAGAACAGTACTCAGTCTTAAAAAAAGATATTCCGTTTTTCAGTGAAATTTATGAGCGAAGTAATGCTATTTTAAACGTAATCAGGGAGCATGCGCCGGAGATTGCTGTTTCCTGA
- a CDS encoding site-specific integrase produces MALVHDELPKYLLAPEINALLHYVPDLHRRMLLATLWNTGARINEALALTRGDFSLVSPYPFVQLATLKQREEKAARSAGRTPAGATPHRLVPLSDNLYVSQLEMMVATLKIPLERRNKRTGRTEKARLWEITDRTVRTWISEAVDAAAADGVTFSVPVTPHTFRHSYAMHMLYAGIPLKVLQSLMGHKSVSSTEVYTKVFALDVAARHRVQFSMPEQDAVTLLRQQSSDTLRN; encoded by the coding sequence ATGGCTCTGGTGCATGATGAACTGCCAAAATATCTGCTGGCCCCGGAAATCAATGCCCTGCTGCATTATGTCCCGGACCTGCACCGCAGGATGTTACTGGCCACCCTGTGGAACACCGGCGCGCGCATCAACGAAGCCCTGGCCCTGACGCGGGGGGATTTTTCGCTGGTATCACCGTATCCGTTTGTGCAGCTGGCCACCCTCAAACAGCGTGAAGAGAAAGCGGCCCGCAGTGCCGGCCGGACACCCGCCGGTGCCACGCCCCACCGTCTGGTCCCGCTGTCAGATAACCTCTATGTCAGCCAGCTGGAGATGATGGTGGCCACCCTGAAAATTCCGCTCGAACGCAGAAACAAACGCACCGGCCGGACCGAAAAGGCGCGACTGTGGGAAATCACTGACCGTACGGTAAGAACGTGGATTAGTGAAGCCGTGGACGCTGCAGCGGCCGACGGCGTGACATTCTCTGTGCCGGTGACGCCGCACACGTTCCGGCACAGCTATGCCATGCACATGCTCTACGCCGGTATTCCGCTCAAGGTGCTGCAGAGTCTGATGGGACACAAATCGGTCAGCTCGACGGAAGTCTACACGAAGGTGTTCGCGCTCGATGTCGCCGCCCGCCACCGTGTACAGTTTTCAATGCCTGAACAGGACGCCGTCACCCTGCTCCGACAACAGTCATCTGACACACTCCGTAACTGA
- a CDS encoding IS3-like element ISSen4 family transposase (programmed frameshift), whose translation MKKRFSDEQIISILREAEAGVPARELCRKHAISDATFYTWRKKYGGMEVPEVKRLKSLEEENARLKKLLAEAMLDKEALQVALGRKLLTTDQKREAVMLMCDATGLSKRRACRLTGLSLSTCRYEAHRPAADAHLSGRITGLALERRRFGYRRIWQLLRREGLHVNHKRVYRLYHLSGLGVKRRRRRKGLATERLPLLRPAAPNLTWSMDFVMDALSTGRRIKCLTCVDDFTKECLTVTVAFGISGVQVTRILDSIALFRGYPATIRTDQGPEFTCRALDQWAFEHGVELRLIQPGKPTQNGFIESFNGRFRDECLNEHWFSDIVHARKIINDWRQDYNECRPHSTLNYQTPSEFAAGWRKGHSENEDSDVTN comes from the exons ATGAAGAAGCGTTTTTCCGACGAACAGATCATCAGTATTCTCCGCGAAGCCGAAGCTGGGGTACCCGCCCGTGAACTCTGCCGCAAGCATGCCATTTCCGATGCCACGTTTTACACCTGGCGTAAGAAGTATGGCGGTATGGAGGTGCCTGAAGTTAAGCGCCTGAAGTCGCTTGAGGAAGAGAACGCCAGACTCAAGAAGCTGCTTGCCGAAGCCATGCTGGATAAAGAGGCGCTTCAGGTGGCTCTTGGGCGAAAGT TACTGACGACAGACCAGAAGCGGGAAGCCGTGATGTTGATGTGTGATGCGACCGGTCTGTCGAAACGTCGTGCCTGCAGGCTTACAGGTTTATCCCTGTCGACCTGCCGCTATGAGGCTCACCGTCCGGCTGCTGATGCGCATTTATCAGGGCGCATCACTGGGCTGGCACTGGAGCGCAGGCGTTTTGGCTACCGTCGTATTTGGCAGTTGCTGCGCCGTGAAGGGCTTCATGTTAATCATAAGCGTGTGTACCGGCTTTATCACCTCAGTGGCCTGGGCGTAAAACGCAGAAGACGTCGTAAAGGGCTGGCAACAGAACGTCTGCCGCTGCTCCGTCCGGCGGCGCCCAATCTGACCTGGTCGATGGATTTCGTCATGGACGCACTTTCCACCGGTCGCAGGATCAAGTGTCTTACCTGCGTCGATGATTTCACAAAGGAATGCCTGACGGTCACTGTTGCCTTTGGGATTTCAGGCGTTCAGGTCACGCGTATTCTGGACAGCATTGCACTGTTTCGAGGCTATCCGGCGACGATAAGAACTGACCAGGGGCCGGAGTTCACTTGCCGTGCACTGGATCAATGGGCCTTTGAGCATGGTGTTGAGTTGCGCTTAATCCAGCCGGGCAAGCCAACGCAGAACGGATTTATTGAGAGCTTTAACGGACGATTTCGCGATGAATGTTTGAATGAGCACTGGTTCAGCGATATCGTTCATGCCAGGAAAATTATTAATGACTGGCGGCAGGATTATAACGAATGCCGCCCGCACTCCACGCTGAATTATCAGACACCGTCTGAATTTGCAGCGGGCTGGAGAAAGGGGCATTCTGAGAATGAAGATTCCGACGTTACTAACTGA
- a CDS encoding AAA family ATPase, with protein MMNWQISKIEISSFKAFKKIHLDFGDSSLLTLDGPNGFGKTSIFDAIELLLTGRIKRICHLFTTLMMGKRTNYEDNLLWNNRSGNNDLTIKIEFISGLHKLTLARHTPAANFDEKSNNRADQFIHLKLYELPEFASNDYIAENLRNENIIEEIFGKNFKENFSYLNYLEQGQNQLLHTRVDKRKEALNNLFNISDVKAETDSCKAIALRLTKFIGDPKRAADLSRLETEASSLKEMIQADLGAIEYKKISTAVLQPGWDKESPFPTYSAEIHREYIENIQSLQRLVLLKSAIQTRDKNDSIENFIELNKDSIKSLARFGNDLNKLDGLESTKKELNQLFKQGGIIKRGATVIKADEAKSLIGWPQERLKLFLEQIVTRDLLQQKSASNTNAAAELNRLKKELVTEHAKLYPNDQHCPLCGAEWHSHDIMLQKIEIRTTQINDVLNTDGQTLINLTGLMAAELAQIGSQIQGRITQLSVGYNQALHSFLLRDKTRLPAINQLASRLQALGGELNHSFSENDEEVDTRTQSLIAFIRNQKIAETEPLPQDWRNVITFAFKELQDFYIVELQNLKDKELYIAAKANEAQSVRLKQCLDELQVIQRETKAAQIAKGKVTNLKATLEKTERRYSEQTIAEIELIFHIYSGRLIQNYQRGLGLFIESKDGKELRFLTAEKSEYDAILSMSSGQVSALSLGFFLSLNRVYSNVPLILIDDPSQSLDEVNIASLTDLLRCEFSNRQLIVSSHEDDISSYMRYRFTKAGLSTRSLNMQRLAKEALVAAG; from the coding sequence ATGATGAACTGGCAAATTTCTAAAATTGAGATTTCAAGCTTTAAAGCTTTCAAAAAAATTCATCTGGATTTCGGTGATTCATCACTTTTGACATTAGATGGACCCAATGGATTTGGCAAAACTAGCATATTCGATGCTATTGAACTATTGCTAACCGGTAGAATAAAAAGAATTTGTCACCTATTTACAACTTTAATGATGGGTAAAAGAACGAATTATGAAGACAACTTGCTTTGGAATAACCGTTCAGGCAATAATGACCTGACTATAAAAATAGAGTTTATTAGTGGCTTGCACAAGCTTACCCTAGCCAGACATACTCCTGCAGCAAACTTTGACGAGAAATCAAACAATCGAGCAGACCAATTTATCCACCTTAAGCTTTACGAGTTGCCCGAATTCGCGTCCAACGATTATATAGCAGAAAACCTTCGCAACGAAAACATCATTGAGGAGATTTTTGGCAAAAACTTCAAAGAAAATTTTTCTTATTTGAATTATTTGGAACAAGGCCAAAACCAGCTCCTGCACACACGAGTAGACAAACGTAAAGAGGCATTAAACAACCTCTTCAATATTAGTGATGTAAAAGCAGAAACTGATAGCTGTAAAGCTATTGCTTTGCGGCTTACAAAGTTCATTGGTGATCCAAAGCGTGCTGCAGATTTATCAAGGTTAGAAACAGAGGCCAGTTCACTCAAGGAAATGATTCAAGCTGACCTGGGAGCAATTGAATATAAAAAAATTTCTACCGCAGTGCTACAACCTGGCTGGGATAAAGAGAGCCCATTTCCCACCTATTCTGCGGAAATTCATAGAGAATACATTGAGAATATCCAGAGTCTTCAAAGATTGGTTCTGCTAAAGAGTGCAATACAGACCAGAGATAAAAATGACTCGATCGAAAATTTTATTGAACTTAACAAGGACTCCATAAAAAGCCTGGCGCGTTTTGGCAACGATTTGAACAAACTGGATGGTCTCGAATCCACCAAAAAAGAATTGAACCAGCTGTTCAAGCAAGGAGGGATTATCAAACGTGGCGCTACAGTCATCAAGGCCGATGAGGCCAAGAGCCTTATTGGATGGCCCCAAGAGCGCTTAAAATTGTTTCTTGAACAAATAGTTACTCGTGATTTGCTTCAGCAAAAGAGCGCTTCTAATACCAACGCTGCAGCCGAGCTGAATCGTCTAAAAAAAGAGCTGGTGACTGAGCACGCTAAACTCTATCCCAATGATCAGCATTGCCCACTGTGTGGGGCAGAATGGCATTCCCATGATATTATGCTGCAAAAGATTGAGATCCGAACCACGCAGATTAATGACGTGCTAAACACCGATGGTCAGACCCTGATAAATCTCACTGGGCTGATGGCTGCGGAGCTGGCTCAAATTGGCTCTCAGATACAAGGCCGGATAACGCAACTATCCGTTGGTTATAACCAAGCCCTACACAGCTTTCTGCTCCGTGATAAAACACGGTTACCAGCAATTAACCAACTAGCCTCCCGACTTCAAGCCTTAGGGGGAGAGCTAAACCATTCGTTCTCCGAAAATGATGAAGAAGTGGATACTCGAACTCAGTCTTTGATAGCGTTCATCAGAAACCAGAAAATAGCAGAGACAGAGCCTTTGCCGCAAGATTGGAGAAATGTCATCACCTTTGCTTTTAAAGAGTTGCAGGACTTTTATATCGTTGAACTTCAGAATCTGAAAGACAAAGAGCTGTATATCGCAGCTAAAGCAAACGAGGCCCAGAGCGTAAGACTCAAGCAGTGCCTTGATGAGCTACAGGTTATTCAGCGTGAAACCAAAGCAGCGCAGATTGCTAAAGGTAAGGTTACTAACCTAAAGGCTACATTGGAGAAAACAGAACGCCGCTACTCGGAACAAACGATTGCTGAAATTGAGTTGATTTTCCATATTTATAGCGGAAGGCTTATCCAAAACTATCAGCGTGGTTTGGGTCTGTTTATTGAAAGCAAAGATGGTAAAGAGCTCAGGTTTCTTACAGCCGAGAAATCTGAATATGACGCAATTCTGTCGATGAGTTCCGGGCAGGTATCGGCGCTCAGCCTGGGATTTTTCCTCTCGCTGAATAGAGTTTACTCAAACGTACCGCTGATCCTGATCGATGACCCATCCCAGTCGCTGGATGAGGTGAATATTGCCTCTTTGACTGATCTTCTTCGCTGCGAGTTCAGCAATCGTCAGTTGATCGTTTCCTCACACGAGGATGACATTTCCTCCTATATGCGCTATCGGTTTACCAAGGCCGGTTTGAGCACCCGATCGTTAAACATGCAACGCTTAGCTAAGGAAGCTCTGGTCGCTGCAGGCTGA
- a CDS encoding ABC-three component system middle component 1: MIIDLIHQALDAHNFSKIHENDTTSFYVRENGTAVRFAVLHRLDNLMKPGDLNATINQSAPVVFTSDPAFKKNCDLICIHHLDKLAEFKNYEEQIFEIEEDPHFYKKYVLYYSDAEVEAIKGLNFTKLNELISDKKQFDAYKKEPTSATKYSAAAKIFIKLPFLELSINKAELVPLRLQIEEAVAEADLTKTYETVKKNGQLNAEDLIKELINDELANF, translated from the coding sequence ATGATTATTGACCTCATACATCAAGCTCTGGATGCACACAATTTCTCCAAAATACACGAGAATGACACAACCAGCTTCTATGTTAGAGAGAACGGTACGGCTGTACGATTTGCAGTCTTGCACAGGTTGGATAATTTGATGAAGCCTGGCGATCTTAACGCAACAATCAACCAGTCCGCGCCAGTGGTATTTACATCTGATCCAGCATTTAAAAAGAATTGCGATTTAATCTGCATTCATCACCTTGACAAGCTGGCAGAATTCAAAAATTATGAAGAGCAGATTTTTGAAATCGAAGAAGACCCACATTTCTACAAAAAATACGTACTTTACTATAGTGATGCAGAAGTTGAAGCCATTAAAGGACTAAACTTCACCAAGTTAAACGAATTGATTTCAGATAAAAAACAATTCGATGCTTACAAAAAAGAACCCACATCAGCGACTAAGTACAGTGCGGCTGCTAAGATATTCATTAAGCTGCCTTTTTTGGAGCTTAGTATTAACAAAGCGGAACTAGTTCCACTCCGTTTACAAATTGAAGAGGCTGTGGCAGAAGCAGACCTTACTAAGACGTATGAAACGGTAAAAAAAAACGGCCAATTAAATGCAGAGGATTTGATCAAGGAACTGATTAATGATGAACTGGCAAATTTCTAA
- a CDS encoding ABC-three component system protein: MSDEEVSKYPHSAISTWSGFVYQGKVALYHCLKLISAGDSGFELQLDSTDDFAIYKDDKLISAHQVKAKIGDYRSNYKDALEKSAAIELDRIAGIKRYFHISQPINDHSDYIDANRERVEFYPYGEHRHCELDRIEDLTKDFIKEIYFRQAIFFDDSLIDANYCLLSDKISSHALAIHKKIQNDGDAQRKAAYEYRISAESILADITDSSPYERKDYYAIELKARLYTHLEERLAESLPGMSDAAYERARHIYELIRGSEGGDFKTLCQLMKPSEKFSRIQNSDIRRYTDLVHTINVEPILKRLPHYLDSNNKFYAPTALYLPEPTDKKYCTSEIIAEIKNNDDLGRLLFEFNNLIAAKANESFIIDTKYTNCFDIISTDDQNRIDSNITKSLCISILTKDDAEARLK, encoded by the coding sequence ATGAGCGACGAGGAAGTAAGCAAGTATCCGCATAGCGCTATTTCCACCTGGAGCGGATTTGTCTACCAGGGTAAAGTGGCGCTCTATCATTGTCTCAAATTAATTAGTGCAGGTGATAGTGGATTCGAGTTACAACTGGATAGTACAGATGATTTCGCAATTTACAAAGATGATAAACTCATCAGCGCCCATCAGGTTAAAGCAAAAATTGGTGATTATCGCAGTAACTATAAGGATGCTTTAGAAAAATCGGCCGCAATAGAACTGGATAGAATAGCAGGGATCAAAAGATATTTTCATATATCACAACCCATAAACGACCATAGTGATTACATAGATGCGAATCGCGAACGAGTTGAATTCTATCCATATGGTGAACACCGGCACTGTGAACTTGACAGGATAGAAGATCTAACGAAAGATTTTATTAAAGAAATATATTTCCGTCAGGCCATATTTTTTGATGATAGCCTTATAGATGCAAACTACTGTCTACTATCAGATAAAATTAGCTCACATGCGCTAGCCATTCACAAAAAAATACAAAATGATGGTGATGCTCAACGTAAAGCAGCTTATGAATACCGTATATCGGCAGAAAGTATTCTTGCAGACATAACGGATTCGAGTCCATACGAAAGAAAGGACTACTACGCGATCGAGCTAAAAGCGCGCCTATACACTCACCTGGAAGAAAGGCTAGCTGAATCACTTCCAGGTATGTCGGACGCGGCCTACGAAAGAGCAAGACATATCTACGAGCTTATAAGAGGCTCTGAGGGTGGCGATTTCAAAACACTCTGCCAACTGATGAAGCCCTCAGAAAAGTTTTCACGCATTCAGAACTCTGATATACGTCGGTACACGGACCTCGTGCACACCATTAATGTCGAACCAATTTTAAAACGACTACCGCACTATTTAGACAGCAACAATAAGTTTTACGCACCGACGGCATTGTATTTACCAGAACCAACAGACAAAAAATACTGTACCTCCGAAATTATCGCTGAAATAAAAAATAATGATGATCTAGGCAGGCTGTTGTTCGAATTTAACAATCTCATTGCAGCCAAGGCTAATGAGAGTTTCATAATTGACACCAAGTATACAAACTGCTTCGATATAATCTCCACTGACGATCAAAATCGCATCGACAGCAACATCACCAAAAGTTTATGCATCAGCATTTTAACGAAAGACGACGCAGAGGCTCGACTTAAATGA
- a CDS encoding type II restriction endonuclease yields MNQNLRDIFQAAAGKYLSAVDAEVTRSHQHEIGGLVKVGFGDVLGRPGKDETLELMCKMVYITDETGEPLIADDLVTWYDVRRKSKTRAPEYRLYYRENSVTESINEGDFLLITRLANGSLLMCFTPADSVIEAQLRELFGLSGQLDETFHRADTGDKKLLLPVQTLFEQLGISFESEQKTDKELLAFLLEHYPEGLPKSHVFSELARKRKPANPRKDPDEALMEWLTEEEHIFRTYERYLVSNRLRHGFGDDGSDVDTFIDFSLSVHNRRKSRMGFSFENHLGHLFNLHGLKFEKGSSKKTTENKSKPDFLFPSFDAYHDKNYDAEKLILLGAKTTCKDRWRQVLAEGDRLKTKYLVTIQPGISKAQLTEMRDKHLNLIVPFPLWETYPHDVHQELMSVKEFIELVAST; encoded by the coding sequence ATGAATCAGAACCTAAGAGATATCTTTCAGGCCGCTGCCGGAAAGTACCTGAGCGCTGTCGATGCCGAAGTCACGCGCTCTCATCAGCATGAAATTGGCGGGCTCGTAAAAGTGGGGTTTGGCGATGTACTGGGACGCCCTGGGAAAGATGAAACGCTGGAGCTCATGTGCAAAATGGTTTATATCACCGATGAAACAGGTGAGCCATTGATTGCTGATGATCTCGTCACCTGGTACGATGTCCGCCGAAAATCAAAGACCCGCGCTCCCGAGTACCGGCTTTACTACCGCGAGAATTCAGTTACTGAATCCATCAATGAAGGTGATTTTCTCCTCATCACAAGGCTGGCTAACGGCTCACTCCTGATGTGTTTCACTCCGGCTGACTCTGTCATTGAAGCGCAACTACGCGAACTGTTTGGATTGTCGGGCCAGCTTGACGAAACATTCCACCGGGCTGACACAGGCGATAAAAAACTTCTCCTGCCTGTGCAGACTCTGTTTGAACAATTGGGAATAAGCTTCGAGTCTGAACAAAAAACCGACAAGGAACTGTTGGCGTTTCTTCTTGAGCACTACCCTGAAGGTCTCCCTAAATCCCATGTATTCTCCGAACTTGCGCGGAAACGTAAACCTGCAAATCCCAGGAAGGATCCAGACGAAGCTCTTATGGAATGGCTCACCGAAGAAGAACATATTTTTCGAACCTACGAGCGCTATCTCGTCAGTAACCGTCTGCGTCATGGATTTGGAGATGATGGCAGTGATGTCGATACCTTCATCGATTTTTCGTTAAGTGTACACAATCGCAGAAAATCACGCATGGGGTTCTCATTTGAAAACCACCTTGGACATCTTTTTAATTTACATGGACTTAAGTTTGAGAAAGGTTCATCGAAAAAGACAACTGAGAATAAGTCAAAACCAGATTTTCTTTTTCCTTCGTTCGATGCATATCACGATAAAAATTATGATGCAGAAAAATTAATTCTGCTTGGTGCCAAAACAACATGTAAAGATCGCTGGCGTCAGGTACTGGCTGAAGGCGACCGTCTTAAGACGAAGTATCTGGTGACAATACAACCCGGCATAAGTAAAGCCCAACTGACTGAAATGAGAGATAAACACCTAAATCTCATAGTCCCCTTTCCATTATGGGAAACCTATCCCCATGATGTTCATCAGGAACTGATGTCGGTAAAAGAATTTATAGAATTAGTGGCATCAACTTAG
- a CDS encoding DNA cytosine methyltransferase: MKELQPIVRKLMEESQQAAQLRLAEDLALLKQVLEIYDQKTVAECLRSVSNNDWTRESINRWINGKTAPKQLVEVEVKMLHNLLPEPPAHHPHYEFRFIDLFAGIGGIRSGFEAIGGQCVFTSEWNEQAVRTYKANWYSDPNEHTFNSDIREITLSDKPDIPESEAYANIDKHIPQHDVLLAGFPCQPFSLAGVSKKNSLGRAHGFECETQGTLFFDVARIIAVKKPSIFVLENVKNLKSHDKGKTFKVIQQTLDELGYDVADVDSSGASDPKIIDGKHFLPQHRERIILVGFRRDLKLAENFSLQDIQKYYPAVRPAFRELLDDEVDEKYILTVKLWEYLYNYAKKHQAKGNGFGFGLVSPDDSHAVARTLSARYHKDGSEILIDRGWDKDKGEKDFGDATNLEHRPRRLTPRECARLMGFEKPGECKFRIPVSDTQAYRQFGNSVVVPVFEAVAKLLKPYIQKAVSSTDELIQKAG; the protein is encoded by the coding sequence ATGAAAGAATTGCAGCCTATCGTCAGAAAATTGATGGAAGAATCACAACAGGCAGCCCAGCTACGTCTGGCCGAAGACCTTGCCCTTCTGAAGCAGGTTCTCGAAATTTATGATCAAAAAACTGTCGCAGAATGCTTACGTTCTGTCAGCAATAATGACTGGACAAGGGAATCCATTAATCGATGGATAAATGGTAAAACTGCCCCCAAACAGCTTGTTGAAGTCGAAGTAAAAATGCTTCATAACCTTTTGCCTGAACCACCAGCCCACCATCCTCATTATGAATTCCGCTTCATCGATCTTTTTGCAGGCATTGGCGGTATTCGTAGTGGTTTCGAAGCGATTGGCGGACAGTGTGTATTCACCAGCGAATGGAACGAGCAAGCGGTCAGAACCTACAAAGCAAACTGGTATAGCGACCCGAATGAGCATACATTCAACTCCGACATCCGCGAAATCACCTTAAGTGATAAGCCTGACATCCCGGAGTCTGAAGCCTACGCAAACATAGACAAACATATTCCACAGCATGATGTCCTGCTAGCGGGATTCCCCTGTCAGCCTTTCAGTCTGGCAGGGGTCAGCAAAAAGAATTCACTCGGCAGGGCACATGGGTTTGAGTGCGAAACTCAGGGAACACTCTTCTTTGATGTCGCCAGGATCATCGCGGTGAAAAAACCATCAATTTTCGTACTCGAAAACGTGAAAAACCTGAAGAGCCACGATAAAGGGAAAACATTCAAAGTGATTCAACAAACCCTCGATGAACTTGGATATGATGTCGCCGATGTTGACAGCTCAGGAGCATCAGATCCTAAAATCATCGATGGTAAACACTTTTTGCCCCAACACCGCGAACGTATCATTCTTGTTGGTTTTCGACGTGATCTCAAACTGGCAGAAAATTTCTCACTGCAGGATATTCAGAAATACTATCCCGCAGTTCGTCCTGCATTTAGAGAGCTACTTGATGATGAGGTAGATGAAAAATACATACTAACCGTCAAGCTCTGGGAATATCTCTACAATTACGCGAAAAAACATCAGGCTAAGGGTAATGGTTTTGGATTTGGACTGGTGTCACCCGATGACAGTCATGCTGTGGCAAGAACACTTTCGGCACGCTATCACAAAGACGGCTCAGAGATCCTCATTGACAGGGGATGGGATAAGGATAAGGGCGAAAAAGATTTTGGCGATGCGACAAATCTTGAACACCGCCCCCGTCGTCTGACCCCGCGAGAATGTGCGCGTCTCATGGGTTTTGAAAAACCTGGTGAATGCAAATTCCGTATTCCTGTTTCTGATACGCAGGCTTACCGCCAGTTTGGTAATTCGGTTGTAGTGCCCGTCTTTGAGGCCGTTGCAAAGCTACTGAAGCCGTACATTCAGAAAGCGGTTAGCAGCACTGATGAGCTAATACAAAAGGCAGGCTGA
- a CDS encoding plasmid partitioning/stability family protein: MVMTRRKVLIYLRPETHASERFADTRIEARHRGDRGELSRTALLAGIALGEIDSRLPSVLAALLADNTSPETLRIMLSSFLNIQPGSAPSVMVTATVPSPAATEQPTSSVSAKNLAGALPE, from the coding sequence GTGGTCATGACTCGCAGAAAAGTATTGATTTATCTACGGCCTGAAACACATGCCAGCGAGCGCTTTGCTGATACAAGGATAGAGGCGCGTCATCGGGGTGATCGCGGTGAACTATCGCGGACAGCATTGCTGGCAGGTATAGCGCTGGGGGAAATTGACAGTCGGTTGCCGTCGGTGCTGGCGGCTCTGTTAGCTGACAATACGAGCCCGGAAACATTACGTATCATGCTGTCGTCGTTTCTGAACATTCAACCGGGTTCTGCTCCGTCTGTAATGGTGACGGCTACGGTGCCATCCCCTGCGGCAACGGAACAACCCACCAGCAGTGTTTCGGCAAAGAATCTGGCGGGTGCTCTGCCAGAGTGA